The following DNA comes from Methanosarcina vacuolata Z-761.
CTATAATCGATGAGCGCAAAAAGGGAGACTTCAAGAGTTTTCAGGATATCCGGGAGAGAATCCCAAGCCTGCATGACCCGGCTAAAGTCCTTGCCCACAGGATTGAAGAGGAACTCAAGGATGATTTCATCAAGTACAGGCTGTTCACAGCTCCACCGCGCCGACAGTAAGCCGGATGAGATGAACTCTCTCGGCTCTATTTTTTCCAGTAAGGCTCTCAAAATTAACTTATTCAGTTTTTGATTGTCGTCATTTAAATTATAGCAATTCCTTATTGACCAAAGATTCTATTATTGATCAAAGGTTCCATTATTGACCAAAGATCCCGTATTAGATCAAAGTACTCAATTTACTCAGCAAATTACCCAATTTACTCAGGAGGTTTCAGTCTGGTTCGTTCTCTTCTTAAAAAATATAATATAAAAGGAGGCACTTTTGATCAGCATTTTCTGGTCGATGCAGGCTATCTGGACAGAATAGTGGCTGCTTCTGAGCTTGGGCCTGAGGATGTAGTTCTTGAAATCGGTGCAGGTATCGGAAACCTGACTGAAAGGCTTGCAAAAAAGGCAAAAAAAGTAATCGCAGTTGAACTTGACCCTGTCCTTGTCAGAGTTCTCCATGACCGTTTCGATAAAATCGAAAATATTGAGATTATTGCAGGAGATGCACTGAAAATCAAGCTCCCAGAATTTGATAAGGTCGTCTCTAACCTTCCCTATTCCATCTCTTCAGAGATAACTTTCAAGCTTCTTCGCCATAAATTCAAACTTGGCATTCTCATGTACCAGTATGAGTTTGCAGCCAGGATGGTTTCCTCGCCCAATTGCAAGGATTACTCGCGCCTTACAGTTGATACCTGTTATTTTGCTGATGCCTCTATTTTGATGAAAGTCCCAAAAAATGCTTTCCAGCCGGCACCTGAGGTTGATTCTGCAGTTATCAAACTTGTTCCCCGCCCTGCACCATTCGAAGTCAAAGACCAGGCTTTTTTCATGGATTTTGTGGCCGCAGTCTTCAGCCAGCGCCGGAAAAAACTGAGAAATGCGGTTCTGAACATGAACCATGTACTCGAGATTCCCAGCATTAAAGAAGTAATTGCCCAGCTCCCAGAGGATATGATGAGTAAACGTGCTGAAAACTTGACTCCTGAAGAGCTTGCAAAAGTTGCAAATCAAATAATTGATTTAAAGACATCACTTCTTGCGAACGAGTTAAAAGGACAGTAAAAAACCAAGAACACTGAAAAACTAAGAACAGTAAGAAATCAAGAATAATAAAGAACTCGAAAATTATGGTTGAAATTGAATACAGAAAAGCCCGGATAAAGCTCGGGGACACGGACCTTGTCTATGAGCCTGCAGAAGATTCTTTTTTACTTGCCGATGCTGCTCTTAAAGAAGCAAAACCAGGAATGCGAATTCTTGAAATTGGAACAGGGTCGGGTTTTGTATCTGCTGTACTTCTTGCAAACCTGAAAGAGATTCGTCTGGTCGCTACGGAAATTAACCCCCATGCCGCCCGCTGTGCAAAAATGAACGGCATAGAGGTTATTCGTACTGATCTTTTCAGGGGGATAAAGTCCAAAAATCCTGAAACTCTTTTTGACCTTATTCTATTTAATCCGCCCTACCTTCCGACTTCTGAAGAAGAAAAAGTTCCAGGCTGGCTAAATTATGCTTTTGACGGCGGGATTAGCGGAAGAGACACTCTGGAAAAGTTTCTGGACGAAGTAAGAGATTATCTCAAGCCTGGAGGAGAAATTCTTGTTCTTATCTCTTCCATTACTGGGTTGGATGCCGTTAAGGAGAAAATGGAGA
Coding sequences within:
- a CDS encoding HemK2/MTQ2 family protein methyltransferase — encoded protein: MVEIEYRKARIKLGDTDLVYEPAEDSFLLADAALKEAKPGMRILEIGTGSGFVSAVLLANLKEIRLVATEINPHAARCAKMNGIEVIRTDLFRGIKSKNPETLFDLILFNPPYLPTSEEEKVPGWLNYAFDGGISGRDTLEKFLDEVRDYLKPGGEILVLISSITGLDAVKEKMETLGFAVEVVARKKVSFEELIVVKGKLL
- the rsmA gene encoding 16S rRNA (adenine(1518)-N(6)/adenine(1519)-N(6))-dimethyltransferase RsmA, with the translated sequence MVRSLLKKYNIKGGTFDQHFLVDAGYLDRIVAASELGPEDVVLEIGAGIGNLTERLAKKAKKVIAVELDPVLVRVLHDRFDKIENIEIIAGDALKIKLPEFDKVVSNLPYSISSEITFKLLRHKFKLGILMYQYEFAARMVSSPNCKDYSRLTVDTCYFADASILMKVPKNAFQPAPEVDSAVIKLVPRPAPFEVKDQAFFMDFVAAVFSQRRKKLRNAVLNMNHVLEIPSIKEVIAQLPEDMMSKRAENLTPEELAKVANQIIDLKTSLLANELKGQ